One Triticum dicoccoides isolate Atlit2015 ecotype Zavitan chromosome 5B, WEW_v2.0, whole genome shotgun sequence genomic window carries:
- the LOC119311320 gene encoding E3 ubiquitin ligase BIG BROTHER-related-like, which produces MEDSKGSDGGGERPGADHNPSPDQPPPVAAPGGGDDAAAAAAAAAAALAEDEARRPFTALSQVDADLALARVLQEQERAYMMLRMNGVGGGGGEGSDYGSSEAGSYEYDEDAEEDYEEELENHLRVHHHEHPGGGEVDGDDDLEADGEGEGEGEGEDEGEDDGSEESEYEEEGFDEDEEVEDVDLDPAEYEDDEAYARALQDAEEREVAARLMALAGISDWRAVEHVEDHINDAQDSWQEVDPDEYSYEELVALGEVVGTESRGLSADTLASLPSVTYKTKDMQDGNTEQCVICRVEFEEGESLVALPCNHSYHPDCINQWLQINKVCPMCSAEVSTSASKQA; this is translated from the exons ATGGAGGATTCCAAGgggagcgacggcggcggcgagaggcccGGCGCCGACCACAACCCTAGCCCGGATCAGCCCCCGCCGGTCGCCGCTCCCGGAGGAGGGgacgatgccgccgccgccgccgctgcggcgGCCGCGGCCTTGGCCGAGGACGAGGCGCGGCGCCCGTTCACGGCCCTCAGCCAGGTCGACGCCGACCTAGCCCTGGCGCGTGTCCTCCAGGAGCAG GAACGGGCGTATATGATGCTCCGGATGaacggagtcggcggcggcggcggcgagggcagcgACTACGGGAGCTCGGAGGCCGGGAGCTACGAGTACGACGAGGATGCCGAGGAggactacgaggaggagctcgagaACCACCTCCGCGTCCACCACCACGAGCACCCAGGCGGTGGCGAGGTTGATGGGGACGATGATCTCGAGGCTgatggcgagggcgagggcgagggtgagGGCGAGGATGAAGGCGAGGATGACGGTTCTGAAGAGAGCGAGTACGAGGAGGAGGGGTTCGAtgaggacgaggaggtggaggaTGTGGATCTAGACCCGGCAGAGTACGAGGACGACGAGGCTTATGCACGGGCGCTTCAGGACGCTGAGGAGCGTGAGGTTGCCGCGCGGCTTATGGCTCTCGCTGGGATCAGCGATT GGCGGGCGGTGGAGCATGTTGAGGATCACATAAACGACGCGCAG GATTCATGGCAAGAGGTTGATCCAGATGAGTACTCTTATGAG GAATTAGTTGCATTGGGTGAAGTAGTTGGTACAGAAAGTAGAGGTCTCTCTGCTGATACACTTGCTTCCTTACCTTCAGTAACTTACAAGACAAAAGATATGCAAGATGGCAACACAGAACA ATGTGTAATTTGTCGTGTGGAATTTGAGGAAGGTGAATCTTTGGTTGCACTTCCCTGCAATCATTCATACCATCCTGACTGCATTAATCAGTGGCTTCAAATAAATAAG GTATGCCCTATGTGTAGCGCAGAAGTTTCTACCTCAGCAAGCAAGCAGGCATGA
- the LOC119305978 gene encoding uncharacterized protein LOC119305978: MGFGGGLHHEPSLLVGTRSVQHTIGFGDTRLNEHSLLASTRPALRMEMMGFDVHSLHRRVLTGTGFVHRTELIGYDISLFRHTLLAGPGYVSRLNSGTRQMMESSGTGMTREDNRAAARNESILRRMNRMVRILEDGRRARADILAASRGRGRRGGGNRTLPDGWN; encoded by the exons ATGGGCTTTGGCGGCGGTCTCCATCATGAGCCTTCGCTTCTTGTAGGCACAAGATCTGTGCAACACACGATTGGCTTTGGCGACACTCGCCTCAACGAGCATTCTCTTCTTGCAAGTACCAGACCCGCGTTGCGCATGGAGATGATGGGCTTCGACGTTCATAGCCTCCATAGGCGTGTGCTTACTGGCACCGGATTCGTGCATCGCACGGAGCTGATTGGCTACGACATAAGTCTCTTTAGGCATACACTTCTTGCAGGCCCCGGATACGTGTCACGCCTCAACTCTGGCACAAGGCAAATGATGGAGTCATCAGGCACAGGCATGACACGTGAGGACAACCGAGCGGCGGCGAGAAATGAGTCCATATTGCGGCGCATGAATAGGATGGTTAGGATCTTGGAGGACGGGAGAAGAGCCCGCGCTGACATCCTTGCAG CTTCTcgtggtcgtgggcggcgaggtggTGGCAACCGGACACTGCCAGACGGGTGGAACTAG